From one Agrobacterium fabrum str. C58 genomic stretch:
- a CDS encoding methylated-DNA--[protein]-cysteine S-methyltransferase, with amino-acid sequence MNANIMLNEDITPIGSDYDTVRGVIELLTLDYREQPSLEAIAARLGQSPTQLQKTFTRWAGLSPKAFLQAVTLDHAKRLLREEDLPLLETSIEVGMSGPGRLHDLFVTHEAMSPGEWKAKGGGLTIRYGFHASPFGLALVMITDRGLAGCAFADPGDERACFEDMAGRWPNADYVEDREATAPYAARIFEPAMWTADKPLRVVLLGTDFQVRVWKSLLKIPMGRAVTYSNIACDIGQPTASRAVGAAVGANPVSFVVPCHRAVGKSGALTGYHWGLTRKRAMLGWETGKA; translated from the coding sequence ATGAACGCCAATATCATGCTGAACGAAGACATCACCCCCATCGGCTCGGATTACGATACGGTGCGCGGGGTTATCGAGCTTTTGACGCTGGATTATCGCGAACAACCCTCCCTCGAAGCCATCGCCGCCAGGCTCGGCCAGTCGCCGACGCAATTGCAGAAGACTTTTACCCGCTGGGCCGGTCTTTCGCCCAAGGCCTTCCTGCAGGCCGTGACGCTCGATCATGCCAAGCGGCTGCTGCGCGAAGAGGACCTGCCGCTGCTTGAAACATCGATCGAGGTCGGCATGTCCGGGCCTGGCCGCCTGCATGATCTGTTCGTTACCCATGAGGCCATGTCGCCCGGCGAATGGAAGGCGAAAGGCGGCGGGCTGACGATCCGTTATGGCTTTCACGCCTCGCCCTTCGGGCTTGCGCTGGTCATGATCACCGATCGCGGCCTTGCCGGCTGCGCCTTTGCCGATCCGGGCGACGAAAGAGCCTGTTTCGAGGATATGGCCGGCCGCTGGCCGAATGCGGATTACGTCGAGGATCGCGAAGCGACCGCGCCCTACGCCGCGCGCATCTTCGAACCTGCCATGTGGACGGCGGACAAGCCGCTGCGTGTGGTTTTGCTCGGCACGGATTTTCAGGTGCGGGTCTGGAAAAGCCTCCTGAAAATCCCGATGGGCCGCGCCGTCACCTATTCGAACATTGCCTGCGATATCGGCCAGCCCACCGCATCCCGCGCCGTGGGAGCCGCAGTCGGGGCAAACCCGGTCTCGTTCGTTGTTCCCTGCCACCGTGCGGTCGGCAAAAGCGGAGCTCTGACGGGTTATCACTGGGGCCTGACGCGCAAGCGGGCGATGCTGGGATGGGAAACGGGGAAGGCGTGA
- a CDS encoding CopG family ribbon-helix-helix protein codes for MKSTIELSDDIKRRLDILAERSNSTPSRIIEDALSHGRSLAWQEKWTSGVRAGLAEADAGEFVTEEEINDVLNKYAKA; via the coding sequence ATGAAAAGCACGATTGAACTTTCCGACGATATTAAACGCCGGCTGGATATCTTGGCTGAGCGCTCGAATTCGACACCAAGCCGCATCATAGAAGATGCGCTTTCACATGGACGTTCTCTGGCCTGGCAAGAGAAATGGACGAGCGGCGTGAGGGCGGGCTTGGCAGAGGCCGATGCAGGGGAGTTTGTCACTGAAGAAGAGATTAACGACGTTTTGAATAAATATGCCAAGGCCTGA